The Lepisosteus oculatus isolate fLepOcu1 chromosome 4, fLepOcu1.hap2, whole genome shotgun sequence genome window below encodes:
- the LOC138238089 gene encoding serine protease 27-like, with the protein MKMFFLLAFFGILILNKEEVSSSPLSRSSIVGGQEAKEGAWPWQVYIQTQVNQNNATFCGGSLISKLWVLTAAHCFKPSFLLKHSFVRLGAYKLDQPSKHEVKKSIKKVVLHEQYKEKAADGFDIALVQLDSKVCLSPYISPVQLAKPNDVFTEDTECWVTGWGMTKENVPLAPPRTLQEVQLTIVDNRCCQIMYNSNATIREDMMCAGDEDGQKDTCKGDSGGPLLWKKGGSWIQAGIVSFGRDCGMPNSLGVYTRVSSFTDWIKKHSGV; encoded by the exons ATGAAGATGTTTTTTCTGCTGGCGTTTTTTGGGATCCTAATCCTGAACAAGGAAGAAG TGTCCAGCTCTCCTCTGTCCAGGAGCTCTATCGTGGGCGGTCAGGAAGCGAAGGAGGGAGCGTGGCCCTGGCAGGTCTATATCCAGACCCAGGTTAACCAGAACAATGCCACATTCTGTGGTGGATCCCTGATCAGTAAGCTGTGGGTTCTCACTGCAGCGCACTGCTTCAAACC CTCCTTCTTGCTCAAGCATTCCTTCGTGAGGCTGGGGGCGTACAAGCTGGACCAACCCTCCAAACACGAGGTCAAGAAAAGCATTAAGAAGGTCGTCCTCCACGAGCAGTACAAAGAGAAAGCAGCAGACGGCTTTGACATCGCCCTGGTGCAGCTGGACAGCAAGGTGTGCCTCTCTCCTTACATCAGTCCTGTCCAGCTCGCCAAGCCCAACGATGTCTTCACAGAGGACACAGAGTGCTGGGTCACTGGGTGGGGGATGACTAAAGAGAATG TACCACTGGCACCCCCTCGCACTCTGCAGGAAGTCCAACTGACCATCGTAGACAACAGGTGCTGTCAGATCATGTACAACAGCAACGCTACTATCAGGGAAGACATGATGTGCGCTGGGGAtgaagatggacagaaggacaccTGCAAA GGTGATTCTGGGGGACCTCTGCTGTGGAAGAAGGGGGGCAGCTGGATCCAGGCTGGGATTGTGAGCTTTGGAAGAGATTGTGGTATGCCCAACTCCCTAGGAGTCTACACCCGGGTCAGCAGCTTCACGGATTGGATAAAGAAACACAGTGGAGTCTGA